A window from Hymenobacter volaticus encodes these proteins:
- a CDS encoding DUF547 domain-containing protein — protein sequence MNFSSAACRLTAGRLVALLVSILVLEMWPTLPAAASTAPRPLHEDVTAFLKKVVTPDGQVNYTAAGHEAAALQTLIHRVQHFDIAGATASERKAFYLNAYNLTVIKAVADAYPLTSVMKLPGFFDKKEHAIAGELLTLNELENKLRKVYADPRIHFALVCGARSCPRLRAEAYAPAVLDAQLTNQARKVLQDPLFIWVEASTNKVLVSEIFKWYEADFKATGKSTLAYINQYRGAKLIPVNAALDFYSYDWTLNDRK from the coding sequence ATGAATTTCTCGTCGGCCGCTTGCCGCCTTACCGCCGGCCGCCTCGTTGCTTTGTTGGTGAGTATCCTGGTGCTGGAAATGTGGCCAACCTTGCCAGCTGCTGCGAGCACTGCTCCGCGTCCGTTGCATGAAGATGTCACGGCCTTCCTGAAAAAAGTTGTGACCCCCGACGGCCAAGTGAATTACACTGCCGCGGGCCACGAAGCTGCCGCCCTGCAAACCCTTATACATCGAGTGCAGCATTTTGATATTGCTGGAGCCACCGCCTCCGAGCGCAAAGCATTCTATTTGAACGCCTACAACTTAACGGTTATCAAGGCTGTAGCAGACGCTTATCCTCTGACGTCGGTAATGAAGCTGCCGGGCTTTTTCGATAAAAAAGAGCATGCCATAGCCGGGGAATTGCTGACGCTCAACGAGCTGGAAAACAAGCTGCGTAAGGTATATGCCGATCCGCGCATTCATTTTGCTTTGGTGTGCGGAGCGCGGAGCTGCCCACGGCTGCGGGCGGAAGCCTACGCTCCAGCCGTCCTCGACGCCCAACTTACCAACCAAGCCCGTAAGGTGTTACAGGACCCGCTGTTTATTTGGGTTGAAGCGAGCACCAACAAGGTACTGGTATCCGAGATTTTCAAGTGGTACGAAGCGGATTTTAAAGCCACTGGCAAGTCTACTCTAGCGTATATCAATCAGTATCGGGGTGCCAAGCTGATTCCAGTCAACGCGGCTCTTGACTTTTACTCCTACGACTGGACACTGAACGACCGAAAATAG
- a CDS encoding carboxypeptidase-like regulatory domain-containing protein — MPTNSTLPETDNQSTYLNEEEESLSSGNKWLGAVVGVIFLLATIGYFMPAEGTRDAISSVMPSVMLGEASVTGAQPAEAAEAPTEAKEIVKEEVAADTEKPLVAEVAPRRVVRPVAETTLDSRQVQAVAPVTEQVVEETAPATIAAPAAPAFYTLSGRILDENGRPLAGATVLLKGSRKGTGTDASGNYSLEVPAGDNHLVYGYGGYQDQEVRTRGSQPVNVTLLPTEGGKRRR, encoded by the coding sequence ATGCCCACTAACTCTACCCTGCCTGAAACCGACAACCAAAGCACTTACCTCAATGAGGAAGAAGAATCTCTCTCTTCCGGTAATAAGTGGTTGGGCGCTGTAGTAGGGGTTATCTTTCTGTTGGCCACTATTGGCTACTTCATGCCCGCAGAAGGGACACGCGATGCAATTAGCAGCGTAATGCCTTCCGTGATGCTTGGAGAAGCTAGTGTTACAGGTGCTCAGCCAGCAGAGGCGGCTGAAGCTCCGACCGAAGCAAAGGAAATCGTCAAAGAAGAAGTTGCTGCCGACACGGAAAAGCCTCTGGTCGCCGAAGTTGCCCCTCGGCGAGTGGTGCGGCCCGTAGCCGAAACAACCCTTGATAGTCGGCAAGTGCAGGCCGTAGCGCCAGTAACCGAGCAAGTAGTAGAAGAAACTGCGCCTGCTACTATTGCAGCACCCGCCGCGCCTGCTTTCTACACCCTGTCGGGGCGCATCCTTGACGAAAACGGCCGGCCGCTCGCAGGTGCTACTGTACTGCTGAAAGGCTCGCGCAAAGGTACTGGTACCGATGCAAGCGGTAATTATTCTCTGGAAGTACCAGCCGGCGACAACCATTTGGTGTACGGCTACGGTGGCTACCAAGACCAAGAAGTGCGCACTCGCGGCTCCCAGCCCGTCAACGTGACACTGCTGCCCACTGAAGGCGGTAAGCGCCGCCGTTAA
- a CDS encoding APC family permease translates to MSEEQGHFKRAITLFDAIMIVTGSMIGSGIFIVSADIARQVGSAGWLLVVWVITGFITLAGAVSYGELAAMFPKVGGQYVYLREAYNKLVAFLYGWSLFLVIQTGVIAAVAVAFARFVGVLVPWFSETNVLFQIGSFNFTTVQLLAILMLVGLTWVNSRGVQGGKLISNIFGSTKLVALALLILFGLALGINDQAVSLNFHDMWNAASFSPTGQAVPLTTWGLVGAIGLAMTGSLFSSDSWNNIGFSGDEIVRPERTIVLSMAIGTGIVTALYLLINLVYLLVMPLHGDPAAATTDVVSRGIMYAANDRVATAVAESILGRAGAYVMAGLIMISTFGANNSIILSGARAYYAMAKDGLFFPGMGRLNKAGVPGVALWAQCLWACGLCLSGSYGQLLNYVMFSVILFYVITIIGIFILRRTRPTTPRPYRALGYPVIPLLYVVLASAFCVVLLVSPATARDSGMGLLLVALGVPAYFLFGKGFANPK, encoded by the coding sequence ATGTCCGAAGAACAAGGCCACTTTAAGCGGGCCATTACGCTTTTTGATGCAATTATGATAGTAACCGGTAGCATGATAGGCTCCGGTATTTTTATCGTCTCGGCCGATATTGCCCGGCAGGTGGGTTCGGCTGGCTGGCTACTGGTCGTGTGGGTCATTACGGGTTTCATCACGCTGGCCGGGGCCGTAAGCTACGGCGAGCTAGCCGCCATGTTTCCGAAGGTGGGCGGCCAATACGTGTATCTGCGTGAGGCGTACAACAAGCTGGTGGCATTCCTGTACGGCTGGTCGTTGTTTCTCGTGATTCAGACCGGTGTAATTGCGGCAGTGGCAGTGGCGTTTGCCCGGTTTGTGGGGGTGCTGGTGCCTTGGTTCAGTGAAACCAATGTTCTGTTCCAAATAGGGTCCTTTAACTTCACCACCGTGCAGTTGCTGGCTATTCTAATGCTGGTAGGTTTGACTTGGGTGAACTCACGTGGGGTGCAGGGCGGAAAACTTATTTCCAACATCTTCGGCAGCACCAAGTTGGTGGCGCTGGCGCTGCTTATCCTATTTGGGTTGGCGCTGGGCATCAACGACCAAGCGGTTAGTTTAAATTTCCATGATATGTGGAATGCAGCCAGCTTCTCGCCTACTGGGCAGGCAGTGCCACTTACCACCTGGGGCTTGGTGGGCGCCATTGGGTTAGCCATGACGGGCTCGTTGTTTAGCTCGGATTCTTGGAACAACATCGGCTTTTCCGGCGATGAGATTGTGCGCCCAGAGCGTACGATAGTGCTAAGCATGGCTATTGGTACAGGCATTGTCACGGCGCTGTACTTGCTCATTAACTTGGTGTATCTGCTAGTGATGCCGCTGCACGGCGACCCAGCCGCCGCAACAACCGATGTGGTGAGCCGAGGCATTATGTACGCCGCCAACGACCGGGTGGCTACTGCCGTAGCGGAAAGCATTCTGGGTCGTGCCGGCGCGTATGTAATGGCTGGGTTGATTATGATCAGCACGTTCGGCGCCAATAACAGCATAATTCTTAGTGGGGCCCGGGCGTATTACGCTATGGCAAAAGACGGCTTGTTTTTCCCCGGCATGGGACGGCTCAATAAAGCGGGCGTACCCGGCGTGGCTCTGTGGGCGCAGTGCTTGTGGGCTTGCGGGCTATGCTTGTCGGGCTCGTATGGGCAGTTGCTCAACTACGTGATGTTCTCGGTGATTTTGTTCTACGTCATCACTATCATCGGCATTTTCATTCTGCGTCGTACGCGGCCTACTACCCCCCGGCCGTACCGCGCCCTCGGCTACCCCGTGATACCGTTGCTCTACGTTGTGCTGGCTTCTGCTTTCTGCGTTGTGCTGCTCGTGTCGCCAGCTACTGCCCGCGACTCGGGCATGGGTTTACTGCTCGTGGCACTAGGGGTACCGGCATATTTCCTGTTTGGTAAAGGGTTTGCCAATCCCAAGTAA